A stretch of DNA from Oscillatoria sp. FACHB-1406:
CCCAAGAAAAGAGTTTCGCTCTCTCTCGTCCTTTCTCAATTAAAGTTTGTCGCAGTTGCGAACTTTGGAGAACGTTAAAAATTGCCTCAGCTAACTCTAAAGGTTCGTCGGGGTTGACGAGTAGGGCTGCATCGCCCGCTACTTCGGGGAGGGAGGAAGTGTTCGCCGTGACGACGGGCGCGCCCAGTGTCATGGCTTCGAGGACTGGCAAGCCGAACCCTTCGTAATGGGAGGGGTAAACGAAGACATCGGCGTGTTGGTAGAACCAGGCGACATCGTTATCGCTGAGGTAGTTGAGGTGATGGATTTCGTGGGAGTAGGGAGAACGCGCGATCGCGTCTAAAATCGGTTCGTACTTCCATCCCTTCTGCCCGATGAGAACCAACTGCTGCTCGATGCGGTATTTTTGTTTGAGATAGTTAAACGCTTCGACAATCGCGACGATATTTTTGCGCGGTTCGAGAGTGCTGACGAAGAGGAGGTAAGGGCGCGAGAAGTTGTAGGGGGCTTGGGGTTGGGGGAGGGAGGCGAGGAGGGGTTGTTCGCCGGAGTAGCGACTGGCGAGGGGCGTTACCCATATGCGATCGGGGTCGAAGTTGAGGTATTCTACAATATCGCGCTTGGAGCTTTCGGAGATGGTAATTACCAAATCCGTCCACTCTAGACAGCGTTGAATGCGTTTAAAGTAGGTTTTGACAACAGAGTTAATGTATTGGGGGTATTTCGCACAGGTAAGATCGTA
This window harbors:
- a CDS encoding glycosyltransferase family 1 protein, encoding MTALTPRPSGVGLYIANLIYFFDAIQTKENFELSIAYQPGLKNWLRGKLELPNFLDAYSHRYLLPLPVRISNLLLDRAPFIFPLCFESSLNSPDIFHGTNYNVYPYKYPLKVMTIYDLTCAKYPQYINSVVKTYFKRIQRCLEWTDLVITISESSKRDIVEYLNFDPDRIWVTPLASRYSGEQPLLASLPQPQAPYNFSRPYLLFVSTLEPRKNIVAIVEAFNYLKQKYRIEQQLVLIGQKGWKYEPILDAIARSPYSHEIHHLNYLSDNDVAWFYQHADVFVYPSHYEGFGLPVLEAMTLGAPVVTANTSSLPEVAGDAALLVNPDEPLELAEAIFNVLQSSQLRQTLIEKGRERAKLFSWEKTALETLAAYRSIL